Within Pseudomonas alloputida, the genomic segment CTAATTCCACAGGCAATCCGCGCGACTCTCAGTTTTCGACGTGTTTACTGCGTTTTCACACAGCCTGGGTCGATAGCGGACGTTCATGAGTTACCTGCAATCTCCAGATTCTAGCGCGGGAGCGCCGAAAGGTACTCCAGATTGCGTTGGGGGTGGGGCAGTTGCGTAGGGAAGCTTGGTGGCGCACAAAGATGCCAATGATGTCTGCCTGAGTTCGAGACTGTATTTCATCCTTTAATTCAGTTCAGCCAGCACCTTGCCTTGGTCAGGTTGCTTTGCAACCTGACAGTGCATAGCGAGCCCATTCCTCCATAAGCTGTTTTCGTTTTTCGAGCAGATCGCCTCGTCGATACGCTGCTTCAGTCGCATTACTGATTTTATGCGCCAAGGCCATTTCAGGGACGATATTGGCGAAGTTAGTTGTCTCGGCAGCCCAGTCTCTGAAGCTTGATCGGAAACCATGCATGGTGATGACTTCACCCGCTTCGTTGCGCCAGCCTGGTCCGTCGTTGGCTAAGGACTTCTCATCCATACCGCGTATTTTTTGTAGCATTGCCATGTTCGAGAGCGGTCGACCAATGCTCCGCCCCGGGAAAAGCAACCCACTTTTGCTTTCCGCCTTCAGGCACCTGAGCGTATGCAGGGCGGCTTTAGATAACGGTACTCGATGCTGGCGCCCGGCTTTCATCCGGGAAGCCGGAATAGTCCAAATTTCTTCGTCCAGATCAACCTCTTCCCAATACCCACCTATCACTTCGCTTGTGCGCAAAGCGCACAGCACGGTTAACTTCACCGCAGTTGAACTAAGGTCCCAGGATTGCTCTAGTTCTGCCATGAAGGCTGGTAATTGCTCCCAAGGTAGAGCGGGATGATTACCACGGTCTGCCAGCCTTCTTCTAGGCAGAAGCTTGTCCAAGTGACCTCGCCAGCGAGCGGAGTTTTCACCCGTGCGCAGCCGGCGTGCTTTGGCAGCATCGAGAACAAGTTCTAGCCGGTTTCTGACCCTGGCCGCTGTCTCAGGCTTAGCGGTCCATATCGGATTCAGAATCTTCAGGATATCGTCTGTTTCAACTTCGTCGACTGGCTTTTCTCCGATAAAGGGAAATGCATACGTGGTAAGAGTGTTGACCCATTGTTGCGCGTGTTTTGCGTTTTTCCAGCCAGCTCTATGGGCTTCGATGTAGTCCACGGCACAAGCGCGGAAGGTGTTTTCAAGGTTCAGATCCCGAGCAATCCGAGCAGCTTCAGCTTGCTGGAGTGCATCAGCCTTATGTGTCAAAGGGTCGATACCCTCCCGAATCAATGCTCTGTGAGTGTCGGCGCGGGAGCGCGCCTCCTTCAACCCATAGTGAGGGTAGGGGCCCAAGCCGATTTCCTTGCGCTTGCCTGCAAGCTGGTAGCGCAGCACCCACGCTTTTCCAGACTTTCGAATGACAAGGCGCAGGCCATCGCCATCATCGTACTTGCCATAGTCCTTGAGGTTTTCTATCAATTTCGCGGTGAGCTTGGGCATGGTGGTGACCTCCGATCTCTGAATCTGGTCCCCCAGTTGGTCCCCCACTCACAGCCTGGAAACAGACGGAACTGGGCGGAAGCTAGAAGACTGTGGCAACATTTAGGTTACCCGCAATATACCGTTCTAGAGCGGCCGGGCGTCGGGTTTTGGATGCCGGTGGTCGGGAGTGGAAACACACTTCGAATGACTACGCTTCCGCCATATTCAAAGCCCTGATTATTCAGGGCTTTTTGCGTTTTTGGGGCTCCGATTTTCTACCCTTGTCATACGGATCACGCCCGCATTTCTCTGTTCATTTCCGCATGCTGTGACCGATATGCCTCCAACATCATCTGCTTGGCCGTTGCGACCTGCCAGGGTTTGAGCCGCCCAGTCGACTGAATCGCAACGGTGGCTATAACGATGCCGTTAGCACTGTTCATGGGGCCAATTCATCCTGAAAAATCTGAAGAGGGTAGATCCGGGCAGCACGGGTCGCTGAAGCCTCTCCCGAGGCCTCAGAACACTCCGTCTCGATTCTCTACCCCGGATCAGCTCGATCCAGCCCCGCTTGTTGATCAGGAACCAACTTTGCGGCTGATCAGGCATCAGATCGATGCGGGCACGGGTGCCAAGGTGGGGCCGTGCTGAACGCGCTCTGGCGCTTTGTGCACCATGGTATAGGCGTAGTCGACGCCCATGCCGTAGGCGCCCGAATGCTCTTTGACCAGCGCCATGACAGCATCGTAGGTGTCGCGGTTTTTCCAGTCGCGCTGCCACTCCAGTAGCACCTGCTGCCAGGTAACTGGCACCACGCCCGCCTGGATCATGCGCTGCATGGCGTAGTCGTGAGCCTCCTTGGTCGTGCCCCCGGAAGCGTCGGCAACCATATAGATCTCATAGCCTGCATCGTGCATGGCGGACAGCGCGAAGGTGGTGTTGCAGACCTCTGTCCACAAGCCCGAAACGATGATCTTGTTCCGACCATTCTTCTTCAGCGCGTCTCGAACCTTCTGGTCGTCCCAGGAGTTCATGGAGGTGCGCTCAAGCAATGGCGCATCAGGGAAGACCGCGAGCAGCTCGGGGTAGGTATGCCCGGAGAAACTCTCGGTTTCGACCGTGGTGAAGACGGTCGGCACATTGAAGATCCTGGCTGCTTTGGCCAAACCTACCGTGTTGTTCTTCAGCGTCTGCCGGTCAATGCTCTGCACGCCAAAAGCCATTTGCGGTTGCTGATCGATGAAGATCAGTTGGCTGTTGAGCGGGGTCAGGACTTCAGTGTGTGGATTGCTCATTGTTCTTCCCTTTTGCTGAACGGTGGCGAGAGTTTTTCGGCGGGTCGTCGCCGAGTGCCAGCCCAAGATAGCGAAACACTCAGCGAATCGGTGGCGCAATTTTGCGCTCTTGGAGGCGCTTTAATGCGCCATTGGTAGCGTCCAATCCGGTGCTAGGATTTCGGCCAGTCGGATCACGTCGATCCATTTTTCGCCAAGGAGAATCCAATGGCCGCTTCACGACCTTTCAACGACGACACTGCTTACTGGGGCGTTTCATGGGAAGAGGGCTACGGCTATCCGCAAGCGCGGCGAGTTGGCAACGAGATCTTCATCTCGGGGCAGTTCAACCATGACGAAGAGGGCAACCTGGTAGCGCCGGCGCCACTGAATGCTGACGGTCGTCCGAGCGATTTCTCGTCAATGGGCGAACAGATGCGGGTTTCCTACGACAACATTGCCAAGTTGTTGGCCTTGTATGGCGCCACGATGCAGGATGTCGTTGAGGAGACGCTGTATGTGTTGGACATGGACGCAGCCTTCGCCGTAGTCGGTAAGGTGCGCAAAGCGGCCTATGGCACCGAGCGCCCGCAGGCGGCCAGTAATATCATCGGTGTATCGCGGCTCGCACAGCGTCCCCAGCTGATCGAGATCGTGTGTCGTGCTGTGATCGGCACCCAAGCCAAATGAACGGCGCCTCCGATTTCAACTAGGAAGCAGGGATGGCCTGCTGACCTTCGACCAAAGGTTTGAGGTCGGCCACGGCAGCCGCGCAGAACGTCATGAATGCTTTTACCCGCCAGGACTTTCTGATGTCCTGGTGGGTGAGCAGCCACAACTCATCCTGAAGCTCCTGCACCACTGGGCCGGCTCGAACCAATCCGGGGGTAATGTCGCCCAGCATGCAGGGGAGGAAACCAAAACCCAGGCCCGCCGCAATAGCGGCACTTGCTGCCGCCACGGAATCAGTGCGGTAAGAAATAAGCTCCGAGGGCACCCGACATTCGACGTAGCTTGTTGCCTTCAAACCGCACAAGCCTCCCGAGTAGGATACCCATGCCTGACCCTCAGCGAAGGGATCGGTAATCGCCGCCTGCTTGACGCTGCCATATGCCGCCCACGCGATGTTGGCGAGCTTGCGGCCCACGAGGGTGTCCGTTGGTTTTTTGGTCGCGCGTACCGCAATATCCGACTCGTCCCTTGCCAAACTCAACGTCTGGTTGCCGACCAACACCTCGATGGTAATCCCCTCATTGAGGGCTTTGAAGTCCGCGATGATCGGCGTGAGAAAGCACAACAGCAGCGAGTCGCTGGTAGTGATTCGCAGCTTTCCCAAGGGGCCCTGGCCGGCGCGGGACACCCTGCGGGTGACACTGACGATGTCCAGCTCAACGCGCTCGGCCAGCGCACGCAGCTCGACGCCTTCGGCAGTCAGCAGATACCCCGCCTTGCGATGATCGAAAAGCGCGACCCCAAGCGTCTTCTCAACTTGCGCGACCCGGCGCGATACGGTGGACACATTGATGCCGAGCTTCTTGGCCGTAGCGGCGCGGTTGCTGCAATCACTCAGCGTTTTGATGATCCGCAAGTCGTCCCAGGATAGTTGGCTGACAGCTTCGCCGACATCCCATTTCGGGCCGTTGGCATTTGCAGGGATCGACTGGGCACTTCCAGGTGACGGCTTCACGACAATCATTCCAGGTGGGGAGGGCTGATAATACGAGAAGGAGCCTGGGCAACCAAGGTGAGGTTGGAAGGCGTGCCTGGTTCATGAGCAGAAGAAGGCTGTTGCTTGTTCGACATCTGAAGCGGATCCCTGCCAGCCGTGGCACTGGCAGGGAATGGCCTTGTCAGGCGGCCCGCTGCTCGCCCTTGAGCATCTTTTTCTGGGCTTCCATGGTTTGCCCAAGCTGTTCCAGCACGTCCTTGCCAAGAAGCTTTTTGGCCGTCGGGAAGAGTTCGCCTTCTTCTTCCTCGATGTGGTGCTCCAGCAGCTCTTTCATGACTTTGACCCGACCGGCAAACTCAACGGAGCCGGTTTCAGTGTGCAGGAGGTCAGGGATGACGAGGGCGTCGACAGCGCGATGCTCTTCCTTGGCCTCGTAGTACTTTTTCGCCTCTTCCTTGCCGCCGGCTTCTTTAATAGCCGGACATCTGACCCTCGCCGCAGCGTAGTAGGCATGGACGTAGTCTTGCGAGAAGCTCCGTCCATACCCCGATAGATGTTGCCTTTCTAGTGTTTCCTGCGTCGGGAACAGGCGATTGTTAACCCTGCGATGATTCCAAGCGCCGCTGCGCCTATTAGCAGGGGCGTTTTAGCTTTAGGTTTCCTCCACCCTCCGTCGATACTCCTTCTGTCACTTGGAGGCTCAAACAGGTTGCCCGATGAGGTTTCGGCTATGGGACTGCGATTTATCCCCCACCGCGTTACCCATCCAGACAACAAAGCTATTCCTGGTACTAGGTAGCTGGCCAAGTGTGCGAGGCGAGCAGCAGTCCCGACCGTTGTGTGAGCTCGAGGTGAAATTGCACAGGCTACCATTGTCTTGGCTACCCGTTCGGGATCGTAGATGGGGCTTGGCGGTGTCAGCGCATGCCCGGTGTAGTTGCCGCCGTCTCGGAAGCCGGGTGTGTCCATGACAGCTGGATAGATGTCGCAAACATGGATGTTTGGAAACTTGGTCAGCTCCCCTCGCAGGGCCTCGGTCAGTCCACGCAAACCGAACTTGCTCGCCGAATAAGCCGCTGCATAGGGCTGGGCCACCCAGCTGCCCAGCGACAGTGTGTTGATCAAAATGCCGCTACCTTGCGCTTTGAAGAAGGGAAGGGCGACGTAGGCGCCTCGCAGGTATCCAATCAGATCGGTCTGGATAACCTGTTCGTGAGCTTCCAGCGGGGTATCCTCAAAGTTCCCAACCGCACCAACTCCGGCGTTGTTGACCCAGATATCGATCCGTCCATGGCCAAACGCTGAGGCCTGGGCGGCCAGCGCTTGAACCTGGTCGCTGTGGGTGACGTCGGTGGTGACCGCTATGGCATCCGTACCACAATCGGTGCATTCATCCAGAACGTCAAATAATGCTTCTTCATCGCGGGCTGCGAGCACCAAGCGTGCGCCTTTGCAGGCAAAGGCGTGCGCGGCGGCGCGGCCTATGCCGCTGGATGCCCCTGTGATTACCACAACTTTGCCACGCAGCGGCCCCCTGACGGGATATCCCCTACGGGGAGCTTCTTGCTCTGTGCCGCTGCTACGGTGTTCGAAGGGTGCGATGATTTCGTCGGCCTCGACCAGAGAGAGCTCAAGGGCGGTGCCATCGACCAGGG encodes:
- a CDS encoding tyrosine-type recombinase/integrase, whose product is MPKLTAKLIENLKDYGKYDDGDGLRLVIRKSGKAWVLRYQLAGKRKEIGLGPYPHYGLKEARSRADTHRALIREGIDPLTHKADALQQAEAARIARDLNLENTFRACAVDYIEAHRAGWKNAKHAQQWVNTLTTYAFPFIGEKPVDEVETDDILKILNPIWTAKPETAARVRNRLELVLDAAKARRLRTGENSARWRGHLDKLLPRRRLADRGNHPALPWEQLPAFMAELEQSWDLSSTAVKLTVLCALRTSEVIGGYWEEVDLDEEIWTIPASRMKAGRQHRVPLSKAALHTLRCLKAESKSGLLFPGRSIGRPLSNMAMLQKIRGMDEKSLANDGPGWRNEAGEVITMHGFRSSFRDWAAETTNFANIVPEMALAHKISNATEAAYRRGDLLEKRKQLMEEWARYALSGCKAT
- a CDS encoding LysR family transcriptional regulator, which encodes MIVVKPSPGSAQSIPANANGPKWDVGEAVSQLSWDDLRIIKTLSDCSNRAATAKKLGINVSTVSRRVAQVEKTLGVALFDHRKAGYLLTAEGVELRALAERVELDIVSVTRRVSRAGQGPLGKLRITTSDSLLLCFLTPIIADFKALNEGITIEVLVGNQTLSLARDESDIAVRATKKPTDTLVGRKLANIAWAAYGSVKQAAITDPFAEGQAWVSYSGGLCGLKATSYVECRVPSELISYRTDSVAAASAAIAAGLGFGFLPCMLGDITPGLVRAGPVVQELQDELWLLTHQDIRKSWRVKAFMTFCAAAVADLKPLVEGQQAIPAS
- a CDS encoding hydrolase → MSNPHTEVLTPLNSQLIFIDQQPQMAFGVQSIDRQTLKNNTVGLAKAARIFNVPTVFTTVETESFSGHTYPELLAVFPDAPLLERTSMNSWDDQKVRDALKKNGRNKIIVSGLWTEVCNTTFALSAMHDAGYEIYMVADASGGTTKEAHDYAMQRMIQAGVVPVTWQQVLLEWQRDWKNRDTYDAVMALVKEHSGAYGMGVDYAYTMVHKAPERVQHGPTLAPVPASI
- a CDS encoding RidA family protein, producing the protein MAASRPFNDDTAYWGVSWEEGYGYPQARRVGNEIFISGQFNHDEEGNLVAPAPLNADGRPSDFSSMGEQMRVSYDNIAKLLALYGATMQDVVEETLYVLDMDAAFAVVGKVRKAAYGTERPQAASNIIGVSRLAQRPQLIEIVCRAVIGTQAK
- a CDS encoding SDR family oxidoreductase, producing the protein MVDQATGMKSGERYRVENVERAHQFPGFFQDGKYYLGPELLTAVGWLEGTRFIYDSLDAEGEPVFPNKEAGTVEGLTLTLVDGTALELSLVEADEIIAPFEHRSSGTEQEAPRRGYPVRGPLRGKVVVITGASSGIGRAAAHAFACKGARLVLAARDEEALFDVLDECTDCGTDAIAVTTDVTHSDQVQALAAQASAFGHGRIDIWVNNAGVGAVGNFEDTPLEAHEQVIQTDLIGYLRGAYVALPFFKAQGSGILINTLSLGSWVAQPYAAAYSASKFGLRGLTEALRGELTKFPNIHVCDIYPAVMDTPGFRDGGNYTGHALTPPSPIYDPERVAKTMVACAISPRAHTTVGTAARLAHLASYLVPGIALLSGWVTRWGINRSPIAETSSGNLFEPPSDRRSIDGGWRKPKAKTPLLIGAAALGIIAGLTIACSRRRKH
- a CDS encoding hemerythrin domain-containing protein; this encodes MFPTQETLERQHLSGYGRSFSQDYVHAYYAAARVRCPAIKEAGGKEEAKKYYEAKEEHRAVDALVIPDLLHTETGSVEFAGRVKVMKELLEHHIEEEEGELFPTAKKLLGKDVLEQLGQTMEAQKKMLKGEQRAA